From the genome of Clavelina lepadiformis chromosome 2, kaClaLepa1.1, whole genome shotgun sequence:
TACGTAGAGTCTAGCTGCAAGGGCGGATTTGAGTGGAATGCTGTCGAAATTTCATAAGAGTTTAAACTTTTAACGTCTTTATCCAGGTTATGTTAACTATTCTGGTTTGgtatataaaatttgttgatatATATTGACTATACTGTAAGCTATAAGCTTTTCAACTTTATTGCACTTTACACTTATTAGCAAGTATATAAATAACGAAGCAATATTTAGTCGATGTTAaatgacaaacaaaacaagttaaTTAAGAGAaccaatttttgaaaaaatattaagtaGAGCGTCCTGGTTATATGCAAACAGATTAATAAATACATAAACGCAGTATACCAGGTCAGTCGACAAAGTTACCTGAAATCTCCATCTGCAAAATTAGTGACATCATTGCCTAGACTCAGTCTCGCTTGGTCCAGGATTGCCTGCGAGGTTGTGCCACTGCTAATTGCTTGGCTAATAGCGGTTGTAAtctacaaaatgttttttataaaagcaaaacaataaaaacaacactaAAACGCGAAAGACTTTCAGTTTTACCTGCACTAAGGGCCACCTAATAATTCTTAAACtttgtatatatttgtatatatatatgtatacagtatatggtTTAAACTACTGCATGTTTGAAAGCTCTAAAAGGAGATACCGTCACATATTTCTACACTCTTATGCGTTTAATAAAATTACCTGCCATATTCCACCAGTTGGATTCGCGTTTATGACTGTGGAGTTGCTTCCAAATTTCGATTCGAACAAAGCAATTCTCTTCAAAAATCCATAATCGTTCGTAAAGAGCGAGATCGCGCTTAATTTCTGAATACAAGCATCAACCACGTCCTCACCACTAGAGCCTGGAACCAAGGTAAGATCCGTTTGAGCCCTGAAATCAGATTTATTGTAAAATTAGATCAAAGTATTTCGTTTCTGGGTGGAAAATAAATAAgactttttttaaatctatAGTTACTAGTGCAACTAAATTCGTTcaaagcagtggttcttaacctaTGGGTTATGACCCACAAGGTGTGTCGTAGAAGCAATCTTATTGGGTCACCGTACAAGAGTATAGCCATGATACTTATGGGTTCACTGAAACTGTGGTCGTTAGGGTTGATTGGATTGAATTGGCATGGCAAAGAAAATGCGTAATCCTAGATTTTTTCGTCACATCATGCAAGGAAGTTATGGTGAGTGTGCAGCATTCATATGGGCATGATGCACACAGCATGCTTGCATGTAATTGATAACATCCATATGCGATTAGTTATTCTTGAGTAAACAGTTAAAGTTAGTTAAAAGCCCGTAGCTCGAAATAGGGCACTATTTGTGGCAAAGTCTATCTAAAATCTTTGACTTTTTGCTGATATCGAATCACCACTATAAGAAACTAACATTCTTACCACAACACTGTTCGTAATTACAATAACACAAACTGTCCGGTACCCACTTTGTTCTCGTCGCGGTTCCTTTACCACTTAAAATCGGTATAAATTTAGCAAAGCATGGTCCTGGCATTGACATTTATGGTCACGGTAGGTTACAGTTGTTAAAAAAGCTAAGAACCCTTGCTTTACATACCAAATAGCGCGTTGAAAATAAAGGGGTAATGGGCAACCAGCTAATAAATTCGTTTGACAACAATTCTTCGTTGTAAAATTATAAGTTTTTAACTCgctgaataaaaaattttaaacacagtGGTGTTGGATAGCATAAGCAGAATAAGTTGCTTTTATTTAGAGACTAGATGACGTACACATAGAATCATTTTCAGTGCATACAATCATACAGTTTTGTAATCGCACATACCGGCAACAGATAAAAGTATAAGCCAGGGTCATCCCAACAAAGAAATGTgacatttgtattttttgtaacttatatTCCTATTTCAATGCTTTCTTCTGACGATCATGGTGTGCAACTGAAAAACCGCAAAACGGTCTTTCGTTTAAGTTTTGTGTAAAACTATATACCACCTTTAAGTTTCATTAGTctacatttttcaaatttaacaagcaaatgcaatattCTGGCTTATAATAATGAcgaaatataataataatgataatgacgtaatataaaataataatgatGTAGAGAAATGAcgaatttcaaaaaagcaaatactACTAGTTAACTCTGATAAATTACTTTCCTTTAAACTCAATCTCATATCAAAAAACTGATGTTGCCACTAAGCCTACCACGGCGCTGACATCAAACGTGTGAATGACTTTACTGTTTACTGGattaatttatcaattaaGTGATTTCATGCTTTGCTGGTTCCCAGCCTGTTTATTTTAATCCTTACCAATAACAATGCCAAGTAAATGTTCTTCCGTAGGCTAATTACCCTCTACCAAGGTAGATAAATAATTTCCCTAGCCGAGTCTACACGCAAAGCTGTTTCCGCTACGCACTTTTTAGAAGATTGTTGTAGTACGTGGCCATCACCCAATAAGATGAGTGGCAAACGCGTGTCGAAACTCGCCAAACTTTCATTTACGCTTTGCTCGACTGCAAACcgaattgtttttatatttttctacctAGTAATCGTCAagacaaacataaaaagaaTTTCTTTCAGTATAGGTCGACTTACTAGCAGGTATACGACCACGAAATGATGTATTTTCATAGCTGCTTTCTGGCGAAACTAAAAGAAGGGCTTTAGAAATATAAAGCATGGCTAGTTTTTTTAACTTCATAAGAAATTGCTACTTAGCGTATAACAGATTTAAAGATTTATAAAAGGTAATCAAAATTTCATTCGACGCATAGGTATAGGCACAATTTAGCTGTTTGTAGGCCATAGTAGAACATACAGAACAATAAGCGCATATAGGCTACTTCGAAAGGCAACAAAATTTGTGGGGAATTAAGGATAGAATGAAtacaaggaaaaaagttgaagGAAAAAATACGTACAATCACGGATGAATTCAAATTCATCAAAAAGAAAAGACCAAGTCATTAAGTATTAAACAATCATCATCAAAAATCCATTAAACGTGGAATAAAATTGACTTGGGTTTAGTTCATAAAAAATTGGCATATGTGAAATTGGTATTTATAGATCTATTTCATTCGCAGACAAAGTTTTGGTCGCGTTTCTATTTAGTCTATAAAAAGCACAACTTCACATTACGAGTGTTATACTTCGAATTTTCATGGACTAGTTTCGATAAAGTCTCACCGCACACACACTATAATACGGTTTCGTCATGGTTCAGATTTTCAAAGGTTTCGCTACTGTAAAGAAAAGAATTTCGTGCGGTGTTTCCCAGGTTCTGTGTTGCTTTCAGTGGAATCTTGCTTCCAATTTCTTCTTGCCGTCTCTTTTGCGAACGCCTGGATTTTGGCTTTGATGTGTTTCGTCTGTCTTGATCTTTGGAAAATCTCTGTCCAGCTTCATTGGAATTGCGGCATCGGTGGAAATTTAGACAGTGGGGTTTTTCGGCTGTCTCTGCTCTTATTTctcttgtttgtttgtttgcttgttttgaCCGGTTATATTCCAGGTTTGTTGGGACATTTCTAAGGTTTTGTCAATATTCGATGTAGAAGGAGCACGTTTGGGCCTGTCTTTTATACTCTATGCCGAAACGACGCATAGCCTATGTACGAGGGACACCAGAGCATAGCCAGATGCACATAAGCTGTTTCTTCTTAACTCTGCATGTAGGCTAATCTGTTTCCATCTTTCATAGCACACTTGTCCTTCCTCCATCCCCGGTCCTTTGATAAACAGTTCGTGGTTATCTTATCCAAATGTTGAATAAGCTTTGTGTATGTTGTGTAATGTAATGTTGAGCGTGTAATGCTGTTTATTTTCTATACGTTTCTGCACCTAAGCGGAATACctgttgttttcattttttgttaatgaAAAGAGGTTTGTTCCAGGGGCACAGAAATTGCATTTTTgactattttgttttattgaacgCCCGATTCTCCGGCGCAGTATTTAGCTGTTATAGTTAAACATGGTTTTATAATGCTATAGGAGTTCTGAGGATTGGAATTAGAATTAGGAACATGTATGATGATTATAGTAATTATGGCCTCTTCAGGTAACATATGTTACAAACACGACCCCGTCATGCATTTCTATGTTTCTTTTTAGATTATCCATTTAACTTTCTAATACAAGCCGCCTCGAAAAAATACCCTGCAGAGAAACGTCAACAGAAAACCAACTTGATATAGACAAGCAATTTAAACACGAAGTATCACATGGATAATAAATAACTTCTTTTAGCCTACATATTGTATCTTTCCGGAATACATTTGTATTTTGCACAAactcaaaaaacattttctttcactttgTTACTGTGTTAGAGGATGAATATTCTTTTAAATACTGCTAACTCACACCAGAATAAAACTACTACTAATGAACTGGTAGATGTACAAAAACCCTACCCtacttttcagaaattttactttaaacttaATTAAGATAAAGGTGAGAACATATTCCATTATACGATTACAATTAAGTCGGAATATATACAATACTAGTTGTTAGGTACCAGCTGATAAAattagttgttgtttttgcatgCACAGATAAACTTGCTGcgactgattaattatttaaaagtaGTATCATACAGTATCTAACGAGAAAACCAGTAAATCTGCAAAATGCTGTCAACTTCACATTGACAGCATCGAAGCAACCAGGGCTAAGATAAAAGTGTTCATCCAGGAATATTTGTTGATTTCCGATCCTCCACTCTGTAAGAAAATATCATCGTCTTATGAACCTGCATTGAGCCGCGCACTTGGCTATACATTACTTGCATATTCACATAAGCTCACAACAGCATGTACATGTACATATCTCTTTGTTTCATGTGCTAGATTTATCCCAATTACTACTACATTCAATATGCTCTACCATTATGAACTAGATGGTTTTGCTTCAACCCGTTTTACATATCATGACACCAAGCGGAACAGTGAAAACCGCAGAATGTGCTTTATAGTGGACTAAAAGCTATAATCACTTACGGATTCCGTTATTCTGCCAATTGACTTCACAGTGGCATCGAGTGGTTGATCACCTGCTTCAACGGCTACGTAGACAGGATACGACGTTATGACTTTGTCTGCGGCGCGTTTCTTTCTCCCGACAGGTGACGAAGAATTGGTGAATATGTTTTCAAGTAACTCAAGCGCAGAAGAAATGGTTTCACCAGAATTTATTCTTACCACTGTGACACCCTGAAGTTGTCAAACGAAAACCGTTGTAGTATTTGGTTGATTTTTTCGCCCAAAAAATTGGACAACAGCTGGGACTAACGGAAATAGTAAATTTAGAACCCTTAAACCTCATAAACCCTTATAAGTCAGTCGGAAGCGCTCTGCAGACAAATGAAACGtttcaaagcaataaaaatcaacttaCAAATTGAAGttcaaaaaagaaatcaaagaTTGCTGAGCTTGGATTAGTTACAGATGATGACACATAAACTATGGCAGCTGCGCCGACAGTGGTGACAGTGTAACTCAATTCTAGAAAACCGTCGATTGGTATTTGGACTTCGGAGTAGTGGATGTCACCTGACTTGATTGAAATTGTGACTTCAGTGTCGTCCTATACACAATAGATACTTTATATATAGATTACTTTAAATTTACAATATGAAGTTGTTGCAAATGAGGTTGAATTAACAGCTAAATTCACGGCatttgtttgtgcaaaaacaGAGTAATGCCAGAAACACTATCTAGACTACTAGTTGGAATATATGTACATGTCTTGTCATGATTGCTATAACAACTTACTCTAATCGAAATGAGTTTAGTTAACTTAAAAGTTTACATGCATCATGTACAAAAATAACGGTTTGTAGGAATCTACCGGAACTACGATTGGTATCTTGCAAGCTTGAACGGAAACTCTGTCTTTGAGAATGGTCACCAGTTGGTCAAACTGGCTGAGACCAAATGCATAGTCGGAGTCTGGATCACTGGCAATTTCACGAATTTCGTTTTCCACAAAACCATTACCTACGCCGACCCCAAAAACAGTCACACCGTCTGCTTTAATCTACATAGAACAAAACTCGCTTATTAGTTCATGTAGGTACATGATTTAAATTATAAAGGGATATATGTTTGGCTTCAATTGTTAAATTTAGTCTTACGGCCGCCGACGGTGTTGTAACATTGTCGCCACTCTGTCCATCTGTTAAAACCAGTAAAATCTTCGGTGCGCCTTCCATTGGGGGACGCATGCCCGTGCTCGTGTTGAACATGACGGTTCGCACAAATTCTATTGCATTACCCGTTTTCGTACCGCCTTGAAATCAAGTGTTGAAAAAACTATAGCgtttttaattattaacaTCATTGTCAATGCGGATAATATTAAAGAGTTATGCAAAGTACTTTTTAATTTGAAGTTCTTCACAAACTACATACTTGTAATTATGTGCATGCAAATAATGTAGGAATTTAAATTTCTTACCGCCAGGATATCTTGTATTATCCACTACGTCGCTAAACGCGCTGTTGTTCTGATGTTGATCAAACTGACTTATGGGGTAGTTACTGCTTGAGTAGATTGTCAAACCGGTTCGAACTTGTTCAGACGAGATATTGAACTCGCTTGTTAGCTGATTGACGAAATCGAGTGATTGCTGAAAATTTGAGGATCCTATACTGCCAGAACCATCCAGTAAAAAGTACAGATCCATTTTCGATACCGTACATCCTGataaaagatttttgtttagtaattcttttgctattttattgGGACGACAATTTTGCAACAAGTTGCTTCTTCACGTTACACGTGAATTTCATAAACTATCCGTTAAAACCCGAACAGAATTTATATTAACTCttgatttgtttgtgtttatgAAAACATCGAAATAATCGCTCGTTAGTGTTGCACTAAACACTAACACTTTTTGTTAGGAAACACCAAGATAAAACGTAAATACGGGACTATCGGAAAATAAATTCACTTAAAAGTAGTTAAAGATCATATATGAcatataaattgtttttgctgcATATCAACATTTTCTGTGGTTACAACAGGATTACATATACAGTTTATAGAATTTAATTCgacttaaaacttttttctttgacgTCAGTAAACTTTCTTTCAAACTTGCGTAATTATAGTTGTCACTTTAATGTGGTTTCGTAAAATATCTTACtgctatacagtataaaatGTAGGTAATTATATCAAACTCAGTTAAACATACACCAAACTACTTTCAACTGTGTGTCTACTGTATATCAAATAACTTTAGAGCAGTGtggtaatgactcgagtcacgtttTTGATGACTCGAATTGACTCGATCTTTACTGACCATTCACTTAAAAGTAGTTTGTAAACTTACGATTTGCAGCTTCAAAATCTATcaccaaaatttgaaaataagtGGTCTGATTGTTCAGATTATAATATTGACTCCACCAACTTCCCTGCTCGTCTGGCGTTCCCGGTATGTCAGTGCCTGTTGCAAACTGTGTCAGCTGTACATACTCCATGTA
Proteins encoded in this window:
- the LOC143446484 gene encoding uncharacterized protein LOC143446484, producing the protein MFKLLIGSILVFVFAYCRAQTDLTLVPGSSGEDVVDACVQKLSAISLFSNDYGFLKRIALVESKFGSNSTVINANPTGGIWQITTNITQAINNNATILQAILGQAELAFGSNITDFVHEDYSIPLKSALAARLYMEYVQLTQFATGTDIPGTPDEQGSWWSQYYNLNNQTTYFQILVIDFEAANRCTVSKMDLYFLLDGSGSIGSSNFQQSLDFVNQLTSEFNISSEQVRTGLTIYSSSNYPISQFDQHQNNSAFSDVVDNTRYPGGGTKTGNAIEFVRTVMFNTSTGMRPPMEGAPKILLVLTDGQSGDNVTTPSAAIKADGVTVFGVGVGNGFVENEIREIASDPDSDYAFGLSQFDQLVTILKDRVSVQACKIPIVVPDDTEVTISIKSGDIHYSEVQIPIDGFLELSYTVTTVGAAAIVYVSSSVTNPSSAIFDFFFELQFGVTVVRINSGETISSALELLENIFTNSSSPVGRKKRAADKVITSYPVYVAVEAGDQPLDATVKSIGRITESSGGSEINKYSWMNTFILALVASMLSM
- the LOC143444925 gene encoding uncharacterized protein LOC143444925, with protein sequence MSHFFVGMTLAYTFICCRAQTDLTLVPGSSGEDVVDACIQKLSAISLFTNDYGFLKRIALFESKFGSNSTVINANPTGGIWQITTAISQAISSGTTSQAILDQARLSLGNDVTNFADGDFSIPLKSALAARLYVEYIQLTQISPATVYEQAIWWSQYYNLNGQSKYFQTTVTDYEYTNKCSVSKAHFYFLLDGSGSITSQNFKQSLKFIDQLASEFSLASCIKPTKFQKKMLLQIDACRNYTPGKGYSRSKHK